Genomic window (Deinococcus aquiradiocola):
TGGACGGCGAGCCGATGTACGAGTCGAGCGGGCGCGGTCACCACCATCACTTCTCGTGCAACGGGTGCGGGCGGGTGTTCTCGCTGCATTCCTGCCCGGTCGCGCTGCCGCGCGGCACGGTGTACCCGGGCGGGTTCGTGGTGGAGGACCACGAGGTGACGCTGTACGGCCGCTGCCCGCAGTGCGCGGCGCAGCAGGCGCAGGCCCCTGCGCCGGGCGTCACGGCCGGTTGAGCCGGTCTGCCGGGCATCTCCCGGTAGCGTGGGCGCGGCCTGCGCGCGTGGGGTGGGGGAGTGGGCAGGGCTTGCGCCAGAATTGAGAATGGATTATCGTTTCTCTCGTGCGTTCGCCCGGAGCGGCGAACACGTCTTCCGCAGGCCCGGACGACAGGACCGTGTCCCGACGCCACCCGGACGCCGCCCCCCCCGGCGCCGACGGGTCACCCGGGCCTGCCCCCTTCCCCCGCGCACCCACAGGAGCGACCCCGACATGCCCACCCCCCGCCAGACCCTCCCCTCCACGCCCGCCCGGCCCGGCCTCCGCACCCTCACAGCCCTGGCCCTGCTGGGCCTGAGCGCCACAGCGACCGCCGCGCAGGTCCCCGTCGCCGCCAGCACCTCCATCATCGCGGACTTCGTCAGGGCCGTCGGCGGCACGCGCGTCTCCCTCGTCACGCTCGTTCCCGCCAACGCCGACACGCACACGTACCAGCCGACCACCGGCGACGTGAAACGCCTCTCGCTGTCCCGCACGCTCTTCATCAACGGCGCGAACCTCGAACCGTGGCTCCCCAAACTCATCGGGTCCGCGCCCGGCGTCCGGGTCGTCACGCTCAGCCGCAGCGTCAAGCTCCGGCAGGCCAGCGAACTCGCCGCCGAGGGCCTCCAGGCCGAAGGCAGCTTCGATCCGCACACGTGGTGGAACCCGCAGAACGTCTCCGCGTACGTCAAGACCATCACGGCGGAACTCACGCGCCTCGACCCGGCAGGCCGGGCCACCTACGCCAGCAACGCCGCCGCGTACCAGAAGCAGCTCACCGCCCTCGACACCTACGCCAGAACGCAGTTCGGGACGCTGCCCGCCGCCAGCCGCACCCTCGTCACCAACCACGACGCGCTCGGCTACCTCGCGCAGCGCTACGGGTTCACGGTCGTCGGACAGGTGATCGGCGGCCTGAGCACCGAACGCGAACCGTCCGCGCAGGACCTCGTGCGGCTCGTGAAGGCCGTCCGCGCGTCCCACACGCGCGCCATCTTCACCGAGAACACCGTCAACGCCCGGCTCGCGCAGGCGCTCAGCAGCGAGACCGGCGTGAAGATCGCCCCGCCGCTGTACACCGACGCGCTCGGCGCGCCCGGCTCGGACGGCGCCACGTACCTGCAGGCCTTCCGGCACAACGTGCAGGTGATCGTGAGCGCACTGAAATAGATGTTATTGAGATTTGATACTCTGTTCTCCATGTCTCCCGCGAGTCGCCCCGCCCATCCCACCCCGCCCGCGCAGGGCGGCGCGCCGTGATCGAAGTTCAGGACCTCAGCGTGTCGTACGGCCAGCAGATCGCGCTCCAGAACGCCAGCGCCCGCTTCATGCCCGGCCAGTTCAGCGCCATCATCGGCCCGAACGGCGCGGGCAAGAGCACCCTCCTCAAGACCGTCCTCGGCCTCGTGGACGCCACGCAGGGCCGCGTCGTGACCTCCGACGACCTGCGCGACCTGCGCCGCAGCAGCGCCTACGTGCCGCAGCAGCAGACGCTCGACTGGGCGTTCCCCGTCACCGTGTGGGACGTCGCCATGATGGGCCGCACCGCCCGCCTCGGCTGGCTGCGCTGGCCCGGCCGCAAGGACCGCGACGTGGTCCTCGCGTCCCTCAGGCAGACCGAGGTGGACGCCCTGCGCGAACGCCCCATCCAGGCGCTGTCCGGCGGGCAACGCCAGCGCGTCCTGCTGGCCCGCATGCTGGCCCGCGAGGCGCAGGTGCTGCTGCTGGACGAACCGCTCACCGGCGTCGACACCGCCACCGGCGAGAAGATCATGCGCCTCCTGCAGGAACAGGCCCGCGCGGGCCGCACCGTCATCATGGTCACGCACGACCTCGAAGCGGCGCGCCGCTGGTGCGACCAGCTGCTCCTCGTGAACCGCACCGTCGTCGCCCAGGGCCGCCCGGACGACGTGTACACGCCCGCCAACATCGAATGCACCTTCTCCAGCAGCCACCTGGGGCACACCCATGCTTGAAGCGCTCCTCGACCCGCTCAGCGCGGGCTTCTTCCTGCGCGCGTTGATCGGCGTGACGCTCGTCAGCGTGCTGTGCGCCCTGGTCGGCGTGTGGGTCGTCCTGCGCGGCCTGAGCTACATCGGGGACGCCATGAGCCACGCGGTGCTGCCCGGCATCGTCGGCGCGTTCCTGCTGCACGTGAACCTGATCTTTGGCGCGGTCGTCGCGGCCGTCCTCACCGCGCTCGGTATCGGGTTCGTGTCGCAGCGCAGCGGCCTGAAGCAGGACAGCGCCATCGGCATCGTGTTCGTCGGCATGTTCGCGCTCGGCGTGACCCTCCTCAGCCGCGCGCCCACGTACACCTCCGACCTCGCCAACTTCCTGATCGGCAACCCGCTCGGCGTCACCAGCGGCGACCTGTGGGGCGCGCTCGCCGTGACCGTCGTCGTCGCCGCGACCCTGTGGGCCGTGCAGAAGGAACTGCTGCTCGTGTCCTTCGACCCCACCGAGGCGCGCGTGGTGGGCCTCCCCGTGCGCCGCCTCAACAACCTGCTGCTCGTCCTGGTGGGCCTCGTCGTGGTGCTCACGGTGCAGCTCGTCGGGACGACGCTCAGCGTGTCGCTGCTCATCACGTCCGCCGCGTCCGCCCGCCTCTTCGCGCCGAACCTGCGCCGCATGGTCGTCACGGCCGCCGTGCTCGGCAGTGCGTGCGGTGTGCTGGGCCTGTACCTCTCGTACTTCCTGAACACCGCCGCCGGACCCACCATCGTGCTCGTCAACACTGCCGCCTTCCTGATCGCCCTGACCCTCCGGGGACGGCGCGAGTAGGAAGGGATTCCGGGGGCGTTCCAAGTCACGAGGGGAAGGCGCCCGGTCCGGGCGGCTGACAGAGGACCGGCGCACACACGACAGAACAGAGGGGAGGCCCGGACATTCATCTGTCCGGGCCTCCCCTCGGGTGTTGCTAGCTCAGTAGAACTTGGTGACGCGGTCGAGGTTGTGGCGGTGCTGGGGGTAGCCTTCCTCGGCGCGCTTGCCGATGGGCAGCAGACCGGCGAACTGGACGTGCTCGGGCAGCCCGAGGAGTTCCTTGACGGCCTGGGGGTTGAAGCCGAGCATGGGGACGGTGTCGTAGCCCTTGCTGCGCGCGGCGAGCATCAGGAAGCCGAAGGCGATGTTGGCCTGGGTGAGGCCCCACTGGCCGCGCTGAGCGACGTCCTGCTGACCGAACGCACCCTCGAAGGTCTTGCGCTGGCCGACGCGGCCTTCCTCGCCCATGCCGGGGTGAGCGGTCTCCTCGACGGTGGCGAGGGTGTCTTCCATGTCGCTGTACACCACGATGACGGCGGGGGCGCTGGTGATCTGGCCCTGGCCGTACGCGGCGTCCTTCAGCTTCTCCTTGAGGTCGGCGTCCTGCACCACGGCGAAGCGCCAGGTCTGGGCGTTCCAGGCGCTGGGGGCGAGGCTCGTGAGTTCGAGGATCTCGCGCAGGTCGTCCTGGTTCATGGGCTCCTGAACGTACTTGCGGATGCTGACGCGGGTCTTGATCGCTTCGGCGACGCTGAGGTTGGTGGTGCTGCGGGCGGGCTGTTCGGTCACGTTCGTCATGGGTGTCATGCTGCATCAAGTGGTTTAAAAAGTCAAGTACTGTGACATTTACTAGTATTTGCCCCCCCTCCGGGCCTATACTGTCAGGCATGAGTCAACATGCCACCACCTTTTGCCCGGCATACCGGGCCATCGGGGTGTTGCAGGAGAAATGGGTGCTGCACATCGTGCGCGCCCTGCTGAGCGGTAACCGGGGCTTCAACGAGCTGGCCCGCATGATCGGAGGGTGCAACAGTGCCACCCTCACCCAGCGCCTGGAGCAGCTCGAACACCTCAACATCGTCGCCAAGGCCACCGATGTCGGCATGACCGGCAAGCTGGCCCGCAGCATCTACAGCCTCACCGAAGCGGGCCGCGAACTGCAGACCGTGATCGACGCCATCGACGCGTGGGGCCGCGCGCACCTCGCGCCGGACCCGGAAGGGGACGCCGTCGCGGTCGCCGCGCAGGCCGAATGCCCCCAGGAGGTGCAGGGCGACGGCCCCCACAGCGAGTCCGACCCGGAAACGGCGCTCGTCTCCTGACCCACCCCCCACGCCCGCCCTTGACCTGCCCCCCGTCCGCCCGCTAGCCTGAACTGTCAGCCTCGCCTGACACCCCTTTATCCAGAGCGCCCGAGAGACCTGGCTCCACGACGGCGCAGCAACCCGCCCTCATCACGGCACGGTGCTTCCTCCAGCCGGTATACGGGTCAACGATGACCGCTGTACCGGAACGATAAGGGAAGGGCACCCACGAAGTCACCGCTTTCGTCCCCCTTCTCCAGCCGCCCGCGCGCCACCCGCGCCGGGCTCCAAGAGAAGGGGGACGCTGCTGTCGTTCCCCGGACACCACACCCCCGTCGGCCCGCGCCCGCCGCGCCCCGACTGTTCCGGAGGACCGCACCATGACTGCCCACACCCCCACCCTGCAACGCCCCGTCCCGGCGGACACCGAACAGGACTGTTCCGCCGCGCCTGCCGCGCCACGCGTCCGCACCGTCACGCTGTTCCGCGACCACCCGCTGCTGCTCGACAGCGGCCGCCCCGTCTCGAACGTCCGCGTCGCGTACCACACGTACGGCCAGCCGCGCGCGCAGGCCACGCTCGTCACGCACGCCCTGACCGGCACGAGCGCCGTGCACGAGTGGTGGCCCGCGCTGTTCGGGGCAGGCCTCGCGCTCGACCCGGCCCGCGACTTCATCGTGTGCAGCAACGTCCTGGGCGGCTGCGCGGGCAGCAGCGGCCCACTCGAACTGGACGGCGCGCCCCTCAGCCTGCGCGACATGGTGACCGTGCAGCGCGAACTGCTGCGCGCCCTCGGCGTCGAGCGGGTCAGCGTGGTCGGCGCGAGCATGGGCGGCATGCAGGTGTACGAGTGGCTGCGCTCCTACCCGGACCTCGTGGAGCGCGCCGTCATCATCGGCGCGCCCGCCCGCCACTCGCCCTGGGCGACCGGCCTGAACGCCGTCGCCCGCAACGCCGTCCGGCTCGCGCCCGGCGGCGAGGGCCTGAAGATCGCACGGCAGATCGCGATGCTCAGCTACCGCTCCCCGGACAGCTTCGCCCTCACCCAGTCGGGCGAGAGCCGCACCCGCCCCGGCACGCCCGCCATCGCCACGTACCTGGAGTACCAGGGCGAGAAGCTCCAAACGCGCTTCTGCGAGCACAGCTACTGCGCCCTGACCGAGGCGATGGACCGCTTCGCGCTCACGGACGCCGAACTGCACGCCATCCGCACGCCCGTCCTGGCGGTCGGCATCAGCAGCGACGTGCTGTACCCGCCGCAGGAGGTGCAGGCGCACGCGGCCCTCCTCCCGAACGCCGAGTACTGGGAACTGCCGAGCCCGCACGGGCACGACGCCTTCCTGATGGACGCCGCCGAACTCGAACCGCGCGTCCGCGCCTTCCTGACCGCCCCACGCTGACCGCGCCCCGCGCTTACCGCTGAGCTGCCTGTCCGGCCGGAACGGCCAGGCCCCGCGAACCGTTCTGCCGCCTGCCGGGCAGCGTGCTAGAACAGGCCATGTCCTCTGCGCCGCTGCCGTCTTCGCCCGCCGCGCCGTCCACCCTGGCGGCCCGCCCCGAGAGCCTGTACGCCCTGCAGTTCCCCTCCGACCCGCAGCTGTCCCCGGACGGCACGCGGGTCGCGTTCGTCCTGACCAGCATCCGGCCCGAAACGCCCGACACCGCCAGCACGCCCGACACCGCAGGCACTGTCAGCACGACCGGCACGCCGGACCCGGAGCGCCCACGCTACTTCAGTGCGGTGCACGTCTCGGACGGAGGCGCGCCCCGCCCGCTGACTGCCGGGGACGCGCGTGACAGCTCGCCCCGCTGGTCCCCGGACGGCACACAACTCGCGTTCCTCAGCGACCGCAGCGGCCGCCCGCAGCTGTACCTGCTGCCCCTCGCGGGCGGCGAGGCCCGCCAGATCACGCGCTACGCCACCGGCGTCAGCAGCCCCGCCTGGAGTCCGGACGGCCGGTACCTGAGCTTCCTGACGCGCGCCGACGCCGTGGACCGCCGCGACGAACTCGGCGAGGCGCGCGTCGTCACGTCCGTCCTCTACCGCGCCAACGGCAGCGGCATGACGCCCCCCGCCCCCGCCGCCCTGTACCTGCACGACCTGCAGAAGGGCACCACCCGCCCCTGGCACGCGCCGGAGCGCGACATCGACGACCTCGTGTGGCTGCCCGGCACGCAGGGCGCCCTCCTCGTGAGCAGCGCCACCCAGGACGACGCCATTCACTGGCGGAGGGACGTGTTCCGCCTCCCCCTGCCGGACGGAGACGCGCCCGCCACGCCCACCCAGGTCACGCGCTGGGCCGCGCCCATCGGTCAGCTCGCCGTGCACCCTGACGGGCAACGCTTCGCGGGCGTGGGCCGCCCCCCCGGCAGCATCAACACGCACGACGCGCACGTCTACCTGTTCGGCCCGGACGGCACCGGCACGCGCCTCGACCCCGACTGGGACCGCCCTGCGGGCAACATCGTGGCGGGCGACCTGCACGTGGGCCGCTTCCCCACCCGGCCCGTCTGGCGGGACGACGCCACCCTCACCGTGACGTACACCGTGGGCGGCACGGCCGGCCTGTACGACGTGACCCTCGCCGGCACCGTCACGCCCCGCCTGCACGACCCTCACGGCGCCGTGACGGCCTTCACCGCGCACGGCGAGCACCTCGCGCACATCAGCGAGAGCGCTGCCCGCCCCACCGAAGTCCACCTGAACGGCACGAGGATCACCCGGCACGGCGAGCACCTCCCGTTCACGCCCGCCGAACCCAGGCGCGTCACCTTCCAGACCGAGGACGGCGAAGGCGAAGGCTGGATCCTGCTCCCGCCCGGCGAGGACCGCGTGCCCGCACTGCTCAACATTCACGGCGGACCGCACACCGCGTACGGGTACGGCTTCATGCACGAATTCCAGCTGTTCGCGCAGGCCGGGTACGGCGTGTGCTACAGCAACCCGCGCGGCTCCGTCGGGTACGGGCAGGCGTGGAGCGAGGCCATCCACGGCCGCTGGGGCACCGTGGACCGCGCCGACCTGGAGGCGTTCTTCGACGCGTGCCTGCAGCAGGAACCGCGCCTGGACGCCGCCCGTACCGGCGTGATGGGCGGCAGTTACGGCGGGTACATGACGAACCTCATCACGTCCCGCACCACGCGCTTCCAGGTGGCCGTCACGGACCGCAGCATCTGCAACCTCATCAGTTTCGGCGGGACGAGCGACATCGGCATGCGCTTCTGGGACGACGAGCTCGGCGGGAACTTCCACCGCCGGGACGACGTGGACCGCCTGTGGGCCATGAGTCCCCTGCGGGACGTGCAGGACGTCCGCACGCCCACGCTCGTCATCCACAGCCTGCAGGACCTGCGCTGCCCGATCGAGCAGGCCGAGCAGTGGTTCGCGGCCCTGCAGCTGCACGGCATAGAGAGCCGCTTCGTGCGTTTCCCGGACGAGGACCACGAACTCAGCCGCTCGGGCCGCCCCGACCGGCGCGTGAAGCGCCTGCAGGAGTACCTCGACTGGATCGCCCGGCACCTCCCGTGAAGCCCCCCGCCCCGGACCCTGCCCACGCGGCCGGGACGCTGCGCCTCCTCGCGCCCGGCGACGAGCCCACCGTCCGGGCCTGGCTGGCGGAACACTTGGACGCGCACCGCCAGTGGTGGCAGGACGCGTACGGGCACCTGCCCGTCATGCCCGCCCCGGACGCCCTGGAGCGCGAGTGGGCCGAACTGCAGGGCGCGGACCGCTCCGCAGCGCACCTCGTCACCGTGAGCGCGGACCTGCACGGGCACCCGACCGGCATCGTGCAGGCGGGCGTGCGCGACGACCGCGTGATGGGCCTGCGCCTCGGGGTGCTGCAGTGGATCTACGTCACGCCCGCCCGTCGCGGCCACGGCACGGCCGACCGCCTCATGCGTCACGCGCTCGCGTGGATGGACGCGCAGGGTGTGCAGGGCCGCGAGGTGTTCGTTACGGCCCGCAACGCCGCCGCCGTCCGCCTGTACGAACGGCACGGCTTCCGCACCACCGACCACCGCATGCTCGCCCCCGCCCCCTCCTCACCCAACCCTTAACTTTCCGTCCAAAGGCACTCCTCCACTCCATTCGGCGGGACGAGACGGCCTTAAGATGCCCGTCATGACCCGCCCGCCCCCCGCCGCGACCGCCACGCCCGCCGTCCCGCCACGCTCACGCCTGCTCGCCACCATCGGCCTGATCCTCGGCGTGTTCCTCGCCGCGCTGGAATCCAGCGTCGTGGCGACCGCCATGCCCAGCGTCATCCGCGACCTGGGCGGCCAGCACCTGTACGCCCTGCCGTTCGCGGTGTTCCTGCTCACCAGCACCGTCAGCAGCCCCCTGTGGGGCCGCGCATCCGATATTCTCGGCCGCAAACGCCTGTACCTCGCGGGCGTCACCGTCTTCCTGATCGGCTCGGCCCTGTGCGGCGCCGCCACCAGCATGACCTTCCTCGTGCTCGCCCGCGCCCTCCAGGGTTTCGGGGCGGGCGCCGTCATGCCGCTCACCCTCACCAGCGTCGGCGAACTGTACACCCTGCAGGAACGCCCGCGCGTGCAGGCCTTCATCAGCGGCGTGTGGGGCGTCTCCGCCCTCGTCGGCCCCCTGCTGGGCGGCGTGCTCGCCGAACACGTCTCGTGGCGCTGGGTGTTCTACGTCAACCTGCCGTTCGGCATTCCCGCCATGCTGATGGTGTGGCGTTCCCTGCAGGAGACCGTGACGCGCCGCGCGGGCCGCGTCCAGATCGACTGGCTCGGCGCGCTCCTCTTCACGCTCGGCAGCGGGCTGCTCGTGTGGGGCCTGAGCCTCAGCATCTGGTGGCAGGTCGGCGCGGGCCTCGTCGTCCTGACCCTCGCCGTCCTCGTCGAACTGCGCCACCCCGCCCCGCTCCTCCCCATGAAGGCCCTCGCGCAGCGCCTCCCGAACGTCGGCCTGTGGAACAACCTGCTCGGCGGCGCCGCGTACTTCGGCGTCATCGCGTACCTCCCGCTGTACGCGCAGAACGTGTCCGGCAGCGCCACCAGCGGCGGCCTGATCCTCACGCCCATGCTGCTCGGCTGGGTGCTCGCCAGCATCATCACCACCCGCCTCATGCGCGTCATGGGCCTCACCCGGCAGACGCAGCTCGGCTTCGTGGTCCTCACCGTGGTCTTCGCGCTGATGGTCGTCCTCGCGCACGCACCGCTCGGCGTGATCTCGGTCCTGGGCTTCTTCGTGGGCATGGGCATGGGCTTCAGCATGGTGAGCCTCCTGCTCGCCGTGCAGAGCGCCACCCCGCGCGCCGAACTGGGCGCCACCACCAGCGCCATGCTGTTCGCCCGGCAGATGGGCGGCGCACTCGGCACGGCAGGCATGGGCCTCCTGATCGGCACGGCCGCCATCTCCGGCGGCGGCGAAGCCCTCGTGACGGGCCTGCAACGCGCCTTCGTGCTCAGCGTCGTGATGGTCGCCGTGGGCCTCGCCCTGTCCCTCACCCTGCGCGGCCAGGGCATCCCCGCCAGCGCCGCCGCACCCGTCCGGCCCGCCGCGAACGCCGACGACTGAACAGGACACTGCTGGCGGCCCTCCCCGGCACCAGGACCGAAAACGCCGGACGCCCCGTACGGGAAGCGTCCGGCGTCGTTCGTCCGGCAGGCGTGAGCCTCAACCCCATGAGTGTAGCAGAGGACGCCCCTGACGGTGTTCTGACCTTACCGGGCACCGCCTTGAGGCGTTCATGACCGGCGCGTGACGTGCCCTCAGCACACTGAACTCAACCGGCACCCGCCCCTCCAGCCCACGACACAGCCAGCCCGCACCGCCAGCCCGTACCTCCAGCACACCACCGACGCCCAGGGAGGACCGACATGAACGCCACCCGACCCACCACCCACCAGCAGCTCCCGCAGGACCTGACGGACCGCCTCGCCGAGTACGCCTTCCCGGACCTCCTCGCATCCCGCATCGCGGCCGAGCAACAGTGGAGCGCCGCGCACACGGCCGCCGTCCTCACCGAGTACCGCCGGTTCCTGCTGCTGGCCGCCACGACCACCCGTTCCGTCACGCCGAGTCGCGCGGTGGACGCCGCATGGCACGAGCACCTCACCTTCACCCGCGACTACTGGGAGCGCCTGTGCGGCGACGTGTTGCGCCGCCCCGTGCACCACGAGCCCGCCGGGCCGCGATCGGCCGTCGGCGACGACACGCGCGCCGCGTACCGCCTCACCCTGCAGCTGTACACCGACACCTTCGGGGAGGCGCCGCCCGCCCACCTGTGGCCCGACCCGGACGCTCCGCGCACCGGTGACGGTCCGCGTGTCGGTGCGGCCGGTGCGCGCCGCGCGGGGCGCACGCGCCTCCCCGTCGTCGTCGCCATCCTGGCCGCCAGCGTGGCGTACGTGACCGCCGGCCAGGCACTGCCGGGCCTGCTCCTGGCCGGCGTGACGGGCCTGCTCACGTACTCGCTGCTCGGCGCGGCCCTCGGGGCCGGTGCTCGCGGCGCGTCCGGCAGCGGCGGCAGCAGCGAAAGTGGTGACGGATCGTCCTTCTTCGGCCTCGACTTCGGTGGGGGAGACGGCGGCAGCGATTCGGGAGGCAGCGACACCGGGGGTGGGGACGGCGGGAGCAGCTGCGGTTCGAGCTGCGGGTCCGGCTGCGGCAGCTGACACGCCACACGAGAGGGCCGACCTGAACGCGCGTCCGGGTCGGCCCTCTCGTGTTTGGCGGGTTACTTTCTGAGGTCGGCGAGCTGCGCGTACAGCGCCTTCTCCTGCTCGCTGAGCTGTACGGGCAGCGTCAGGTTCAGCCGGGCGTACAGGTCGCCCGCCCCGCCGCCCTTCTTCGGCCACCCCTGCCCCTTGAGGCGCAGCTGGCGTCCGCCGCTGCTCCCGGCGGGAATGCTGAGCGTCACGTCGCCTTTCAGGGTGGGGACGCGGGCCTGCCCGCCGAGCGCGGCGACGTGCACGGGGACGTCCACCGTGACGCTCACGTCGTCCCCGTCCAGTTCGAAGCGGGCGTCTTCCAGCACGCGGACCGTGAGGAGCACGTCGCCGCCGCCGGGACCCTGGCCGCTGAGGCGCAGGCGGCCGCCGTCGCGCGTTCCGGCGGGGACGCGCAGAGAGATGCGTTTGCCGTCCACGTTGATGGTCTCGTCCGTGCCCGCGTACGCTTCCTGCAGCGACACCTGCAGTTCGCCCTCGACGTTCTGCACGAACCTGCGCCCGCCACCGATGCCGCCCTGGCCGCCCATCCCGGCCCCGCCGAGCAGGTCTTCGAGATTGATGCCGCCCTGCGCGCCGAACCCGCCCCGACCTCCACGGCCGAACAGGCCCTGGAAGAAGTCGCTGAACTGCGAGCCGTCCGCGCCGCCGAACCCGGAGAAGTCCGCGCCGCCCGCGCCGCTGTACGCGCCGGGCGGGACCTGCCCGGAGTGGCCGTACGTGTCGTACACCTTGCGCTTCTCGGCGTCGGACAGCACGGCGTAGGCCTCGCCGATCTCCTTGAAGCGCTCGGCGGCCTTGTCGTCACCGGCGTTCTTGTCGGGGTGGTACTGCTTGGCGAGCTTGCGGTACGCGCTCTTGATGTCGCCTTCGGAGGCGCTCCGCGCTACGCCCAGCGTGTCGTAATAGTCTTTGTACGCCATCAGCGTCCTCCTCGGGGGTACAGGAACTTACAGGAACTGAGTGTGTCGGGGCGGGGGAAGTGGAGTAGGGAGGGTCAGGCGTCCGTGTCGCCCGTGCTCCCCGCGTCTGTGCCGCCCTGCCGGGCGATGCGTTCGAGGGCGTCCGGGTGCTTGCGGAGCATGAAACGGTACAGTTCCTCGACCTGCGTTCTCGC
Coding sequences:
- a CDS encoding DnaJ C-terminal domain-containing protein, with the translated sequence MAYKDYYDTLGVARSASEGDIKSAYRKLAKQYHPDKNAGDDKAAERFKEIGEAYAVLSDAEKRKVYDTYGHSGQVPPGAYSGAGGADFSGFGGADGSQFSDFFQGLFGRGGRGGFGAQGGINLEDLLGGAGMGGQGGIGGGRRFVQNVEGELQVSLQEAYAGTDETINVDGKRISLRVPAGTRDGGRLRLSGQGPGGGDVLLTVRVLEDARFELDGDDVSVTVDVPVHVAALGGQARVPTLKGDVTLSIPAGSSGGRQLRLKGQGWPKKGGGAGDLYARLNLTLPVQLSEQEKALYAQLADLRK